The following are encoded together in the Chromatiaceae bacterium genome:
- the lysA gene encoding diaminopimelate decarboxylase yields the protein MDHFQYQEHRLYAEEVPVANIAERFGTPCYVYSRATLERHWRAFDTAFGHHPHLICFAVKANSNLAVLNVLARLESGFDIVSGGELERVLAAGGDPAKVIFSGVGKRAEEMRRALEVGIRCFNVESEAELERLEGVARTLGTVAPVSIRVNPDVDAGTHPYISTGLRENKFGIDIHAADRVYERAAASPHLRVTGIDCHIGSQLTELAPFLDALTRVLELADRLERFGIPIHHLDLGGGLGIRYTHETPPEPADYARALDQLLEGRHYEILLEPGRAIAGNAGILLTRVEMLKDNGQKRFAIVDAAMNDLVRPALYQAVQDIIPTDRHEGGERALYDLVGPVCETGDFIGKARDLALAPGDLLAVRGSGAYGFTMSSNYNSRPRAPEVMVDGANIHLVRPRETVASLFAGETLIP from the coding sequence ATGGATCATTTTCAGTACCAGGAACATCGCCTCTATGCCGAGGAGGTGCCGGTCGCCAACATCGCCGAGCGCTTCGGCACCCCTTGCTATGTGTATTCCCGCGCCACCCTGGAGCGCCACTGGCGGGCCTTCGACACCGCCTTCGGCCATCATCCCCACCTGATCTGCTTTGCCGTCAAGGCCAACTCCAACCTGGCCGTGCTCAACGTCCTGGCGCGACTGGAGTCCGGTTTCGACATCGTCTCGGGTGGGGAACTGGAGCGGGTGCTGGCGGCGGGGGGCGACCCGGCCAAGGTCATCTTCTCCGGCGTCGGCAAGCGCGCGGAGGAGATGCGCCGGGCCCTGGAGGTCGGCATCCGCTGCTTCAATGTCGAGTCCGAGGCCGAACTGGAACGTCTGGAAGGGGTCGCCCGGACCTTGGGCACCGTCGCCCCGGTGTCGATCCGCGTCAACCCGGACGTGGATGCGGGCACCCACCCCTACATCTCCACCGGCCTGCGCGAGAACAAGTTCGGTATCGACATCCATGCCGCCGACCGGGTCTATGAGCGCGCCGCCGCGAGCCCCCATCTGCGCGTGACCGGCATCGATTGCCACATCGGTTCTCAGCTGACCGAGCTGGCGCCCTTTCTCGACGCCCTCACGCGGGTCCTGGAACTGGCGGACCGGCTGGAACGCTTCGGTATCCCCATCCATCACCTGGATCTGGGCGGCGGCCTTGGCATCCGCTACACCCATGAAACCCCACCCGAGCCCGCCGACTATGCCCGCGCCCTGGACCAGCTCCTGGAGGGCCGCCATTACGAAATTCTGCTGGAGCCCGGCCGCGCCATCGCCGGCAACGCCGGCATCCTGCTGACGCGGGTGGAAATGCTCAAGGACAACGGCCAGAAGCGCTTTGCCATCGTCGATGCCGCCATGAACGATCTGGTGCGCCCCGCCCTCTACCAGGCGGTCCAGGACATCATCCCCACCGACCGCCACGAGGGGGGCGAGCGCGCCCTCTACGACCTGGTGGGCCCCGTGTGCGAGACCGGCGACTTCATCGGCAAGGCCCGCGATCTGGCCCTTGCCCCCGGTGACCTCCTGGCCGTGCGCGGCAGCGGTGCCTACGGCTTCACCATGAGTTCCAATTACAACAGCCGCCCCCGCGCCCCCGAGGTCATGGTGGATGGCGCCAACATCCATCTGGTACGCCCCCGCGAGACGGTCGCGTCCCTCTTCGCCGGGGAGACGCTAATCCCTTGA
- the dapF gene encoding diaminopimelate epimerase, with amino-acid sequence MKLPFTKMQGLGNDFVVFDGVRQPVTLSADQCRFLADRRFGIGCDQILLVEPPRLAGTDFHYRIFNADGSEVEQCGNGARCFARFVLDQGLTDKTEIPVGTAAGPIHLFIQADGQVRVNMGSPRFAPADIPFLAAAEADSYDLEVDGQTQRIGAVSLGNPHAVLRVPDLDQAPVAQLGPLIEGHPRFPQRVNAGFMQILDPAHIRLRVFERGAGETLACGTGACAAVAVGRRLGLLDEAVRVSLPGGDLSIAWAGGAEPIWMTGPAVSVFSGEIEP; translated from the coding sequence ATGAAACTCCCTTTCACTAAGATGCAGGGCCTGGGCAACGACTTTGTCGTCTTCGACGGCGTGCGCCAGCCGGTGACCCTGAGCGCGGACCAATGCCGCTTCCTGGCGGACCGCCGCTTTGGCATCGGCTGCGACCAGATCCTGCTGGTGGAGCCCCCACGCCTGGCCGGCACCGACTTCCACTACCGCATCTTCAACGCCGACGGCTCCGAGGTGGAACAGTGCGGCAACGGCGCCCGCTGCTTCGCCCGCTTCGTGCTCGACCAGGGGCTGACAGACAAGACCGAGATCCCGGTGGGCACCGCGGCGGGCCCCATCCACCTCTTTATCCAGGCCGACGGCCAGGTGCGGGTGAATATGGGCTCGCCCCGCTTCGCCCCCGCGGACATCCCCTTCCTGGCGGCAGCGGAGGCGGATAGCTACGACCTGGAGGTGGACGGCCAGACCCAGAGGATCGGCGCCGTCTCCCTGGGCAACCCCCACGCCGTGCTGCGAGTTCCTGACCTGGACCAGGCCCCCGTCGCCCAGCTAGGTCCCCTCATCGAAGGCCATCCCCGCTTTCCCCAGCGCGTCAACGCCGGCTTCATGCAGATCCTGGACCCGGCCCATATCCGGCTGCGGGTCTTCGAGCGCGGCGCGGGCGAGACCCTGGCCTGCGGCACCGGCGCCTGCGCCGCCGTGGCGGTGGGCCGGCGCCTCGGCCTGCTGGATGAGGCCGTGCGGGTGAGTCTGCCCGGGGGCGACCTGAGCATCGCCTGGGCGGGCGGCGCCGAACCCATCTGGATGACCGGGCCGGCCGTCAGCGTCTTTAGTGGAGAGATCGAACCATGA
- a CDS encoding lipoprotein, which produces MLCWARQLFILMVALLGISQMMAACGQKGPLFLPDEQAGKQEVSRESPAQSPQQDQAPEIPGPEAVPPPVR; this is translated from the coding sequence ATGCTTTGCTGGGCACGCCAACTCTTCATCCTGATGGTCGCCCTGCTGGGCATCAGCCAGATGATGGCCGCCTGCGGCCAGAAAGGCCCCCTCTTCCTGCCTGACGAACAGGCTGGCAAGCAGGAAGTCTCCAGGGAATCCCCGGCGCAATCGCCCCAGCAGGACCAGGCCCCCGAGATCCCCGGCCCGGAAGCCGTGCCGCCACCCGTCCGCTAG
- a CDS encoding CreA family protein — translation MTRLILCAGLIASLVAGQALGGEEIGSVSTRFKMLGPNDKVVVEVFDDEDVPGVACYLSRAKTGGISGAVGVAEDTSDASIACRQIGPIKLGEDIRSGKADGDEVFKKRTSLIFKTMQVVRFFDAKRQVLVYLTFSDRIIEGSPKNSISVVPIQPWPGAVTGGN, via the coding sequence ATGACAAGGTTGATCCTGTGTGCTGGCCTGATCGCCAGCCTCGTGGCCGGTCAGGCCCTGGGGGGCGAGGAGATCGGCAGCGTCAGCACCCGCTTCAAGATGCTGGGACCCAATGACAAGGTCGTGGTCGAGGTCTTCGATGACGAGGACGTGCCGGGGGTAGCCTGTTACCTGAGTCGGGCCAAGACGGGGGGCATCTCGGGGGCCGTGGGCGTCGCCGAGGATACCTCGGACGCCTCTATCGCCTGCCGCCAGATCGGGCCCATCAAGCTTGGGGAGGACATCCGTTCGGGTAAGGCGGACGGCGATGAGGTCTTTAAGAAACGCACCTCCCTCATCTTCAAGACCATGCAGGTGGTGCGCTTCTTCGATGCCAAGCGCCAGGTACTGGTCTATCTGACCTTTAGCGATCGCATCATCGAGGGTTCGCCCAAGAACAGCATCTCGGTGGTGCCGATCCAACCCTGGCCCGGGGCCGTCACTGGCGGTAACTGA
- the rplU gene encoding 50S ribosomal protein L21, translating to MYAVIQTGGKQYRVAEGDTIKVEKLSVEDGADIELDKVLMVADGDQIKLGKPYLEEGKVMAKVSGHGRGPKVKIVKFRRRKHHLKRAGHRQSYTELTVTSISAG from the coding sequence ATGTACGCGGTCATTCAAACCGGTGGCAAACAGTACCGGGTCGCCGAGGGCGACACCATCAAGGTCGAAAAGTTGTCGGTCGAGGATGGCGCCGACATCGAACTCGATAAGGTGCTCATGGTGGCCGATGGCGACCAAATCAAACTGGGCAAGCCCTACCTGGAAGAAGGCAAGGTCATGGCCAAGGTCAGTGGCCATGGGCGCGGCCCCAAGGTCAAGATCGTCAAGTTCCGTCGGCGCAAGCATCATTTGAAGCGCGCGGGTCATCGCCAGTCCTACACGGAACTGACCGTAACCAGTATCAGCGCGGGCTGA
- a CDS encoding DUF1840 domain-containing protein — MLVTFKTDAHADIIMFGDVALTLLKLMGQSGRTPGALLAADIPQALARLQAAVAEHPDLTLDPAPSSRQGDDDQGRHVSLANRALPLIDLLTTAAARGKNVMWDN, encoded by the coding sequence ATGTTGGTCACATTCAAAACCGATGCCCATGCCGACATCATTATGTTTGGCGATGTAGCCCTGACTCTGCTCAAGCTCATGGGGCAAAGTGGCAGGACCCCCGGGGCCTTGTTGGCCGCGGATATTCCCCAGGCCTTGGCGCGACTGCAAGCGGCGGTCGCGGAACATCCGGACCTGACACTGGACCCGGCGCCCTCCTCTCGCCAGGGGGACGACGATCAGGGACGCCATGTCAGCCTGGCCAATCGCGCCCTGCCCCTGATCGATCTCCTGACCACGGCGGCGGCGCGGGGCAAGAATGTGATGTGGGATAACTGA
- the rpmA gene encoding 50S ribosomal protein L27 encodes MAHKKAGGSSRNGRDSESKRLGVKVYGGQRINAGGIIVRQRGTKFRNGTNVGCGRDHTLFALTDGHVRFQVKGPDNRKYIMVDSL; translated from the coding sequence ATGGCACATAAAAAAGCAGGCGGCAGTTCTCGTAACGGTCGCGATTCGGAATCGAAACGGCTTGGGGTCAAGGTTTACGGCGGCCAGCGCATTAACGCCGGCGGCATCATCGTCCGGCAGCGCGGCACCAAGTTTCGCAATGGCACCAACGTCGGCTGTGGCCGTGACCACACCCTCTTCGCCTTGACGGATGGCCATGTGCGCTTTCAGGTCAAGGGGCCCGACAATCGCAAGTACATCATGGTTGACAGCCTCTGA
- a CDS encoding SPOR domain-containing protein, translated as MENATSSADQAKLAKTPATTTQASEMGGDRLTALDSALEAQASKLRDLEVALIGRIADVDDDRRRTATEVRRALDAQRDDIEEEIRRRGLMTTILVLFAFLVSIGGATLGLLQINSGDTEVSAQLSGIQEAVARLSTIDTAPLDERLGELDQAVTRLSGDLETKVDERQSGVTDLANRLKGLEETLASQPEQSPAKPDAMKKEIEERQATDADLIAKIEEIQKAQERLGKDMLLLRDSLANTLASANLPLEQKTWTPEETPTQAATAPAPTAESAPLSPPETTLEAKAAPALVEDVITVGDHPLALQLISFKNLEDVRRFANRADTPNRVYYREESRRGKPWYALFHSLYQDQAAAAEAKAALPAELAALKPIIRQLDAGAQLQVLDRAP; from the coding sequence ATGGAAAATGCCACTTCCTCCGCGGACCAGGCCAAGCTGGCCAAAACTCCGGCCACCACCACCCAAGCTTCAGAGATGGGAGGTGACCGCCTGACGGCGCTGGACAGCGCCCTGGAGGCCCAGGCCAGCAAACTGCGGGACCTGGAGGTAGCCCTGATCGGACGTATCGCCGACGTGGACGACGATCGCCGCCGGACAGCGACGGAAGTCAGGCGCGCCCTGGACGCCCAGCGGGACGACATCGAGGAGGAGATCCGGCGCCGGGGTCTCATGACGACCATCCTTGTCCTCTTCGCCTTCCTCGTCTCCATCGGCGGGGCCACCCTGGGCCTGCTCCAGATCAACAGCGGTGATACCGAGGTGAGCGCCCAGTTGAGTGGCATCCAGGAGGCGGTCGCCCGCCTTTCCACCATCGACACGGCCCCGCTGGACGAGCGCCTGGGGGAACTTGACCAGGCCGTCACGCGTCTGTCCGGGGATCTGGAGACCAAGGTCGATGAGCGCCAGTCCGGCGTCACCGACCTCGCCAACCGCCTGAAGGGACTGGAGGAGACCCTTGCCAGCCAGCCGGAGCAATCGCCCGCCAAGCCGGATGCCATGAAAAAGGAGATCGAGGAGCGCCAGGCCACGGACGCCGACTTGATCGCCAAGATCGAAGAGATTCAAAAGGCCCAGGAACGACTGGGCAAGGACATGCTGCTGCTGCGCGACAGCCTGGCGAACACCCTGGCCTCCGCCAACCTGCCCTTGGAACAGAAAACCTGGACCCCGGAGGAGACCCCCACCCAAGCCGCCACAGCGCCCGCCCCCACCGCCGAATCGGCCCCCCTGTCCCCGCCCGAGACCACCCTCGAAGCCAAGGCGGCCCCCGCCCTGGTTGAGGACGTGATAACCGTGGGCGATCACCCCCTGGCCCTGCAACTTATCAGCTTCAAGAACCTAGAGGATGTGCGCCGTTTCGCCAATCGCGCGGATACGCCCAACCGCGTCTACTACCGCGAGGAGAGCCGGCGGGGCAAGCCCTGGTATGCCCTCTTCCACAGCCTTTACCAAGACCAGGCCGCCGCCGCCGAGGCCAAGGCGGCCCTGCCCGCCGAACTCGCCGCTCTCAAACCCATCATTCGCCAATTGGACGCGGGGGCACAGCTCCAGGTCCTGGACCGCGCCCCATGA
- a CDS encoding glutamate 5-kinase, which translates to MITRDQMPSTRRWVVKIGSALLTSDGQGLNRAVLAPWVDQMTELRRSGADLVLVSSGAVAEGMARMGWKRRPKTLHELQAAAAIGQMGLIRAYEDCFDKRGLRTAQVLLTRDDLIDRHRYLNARTTLRTLLSLGVIPVINENDTVATDELRFGDNDTLAALVANLIEADLLVLLTDQDGLFDRDPRFSAEASLIPQTRVDDPFLDAVAGGSASGLGLGGMVTKVRAARLAARSGTPTVIAPGRGPEVLTRLRAGESVGTLLSPVHEPEAARKQWLAGHLVASGRLTLDQGAVRALRTQGTSLLAVGVTAVSGGFARGEVVACLDPDGREVARGLVNYDAQEADRIKGKPSSRFEAILGYLNEAELIHRDNLVLV; encoded by the coding sequence ATGATAACGCGAGACCAAATGCCCTCCACCCGGCGCTGGGTGGTCAAGATCGGCAGCGCCCTGCTCACCAGCGACGGCCAGGGCCTCAACCGCGCGGTCCTGGCCCCCTGGGTCGATCAGATGACCGAACTACGCCGGAGCGGGGCCGATCTGGTACTGGTATCCTCCGGCGCCGTTGCCGAGGGCATGGCCCGCATGGGCTGGAAGCGTCGGCCCAAGACCCTGCATGAACTCCAGGCCGCCGCCGCTATCGGCCAGATGGGCTTGATCCGCGCCTACGAGGACTGCTTTGACAAGCGCGGCCTGCGCACCGCCCAGGTACTGCTCACCCGTGACGACCTCATCGATCGCCACCGCTACCTCAACGCCCGCACCACCCTGCGCACCCTGCTGTCCCTCGGCGTCATCCCCGTCATCAACGAGAACGATACCGTGGCCACGGATGAGTTGCGCTTTGGGGATAACGACACCCTGGCGGCCCTAGTGGCGAATCTCATCGAGGCGGACCTGCTGGTCCTGCTCACGGATCAGGACGGCCTCTTCGACCGGGACCCGCGCTTTTCCGCCGAGGCCAGCCTCATCCCCCAAACCCGGGTCGATGACCCCTTTCTGGACGCCGTCGCCGGCGGCAGCGCCAGCGGCCTGGGCCTCGGCGGCATGGTCACCAAGGTCCGGGCGGCGCGACTGGCGGCGCGTTCCGGCACCCCCACCGTAATCGCCCCCGGCCGGGGCCCGGAGGTACTGACCCGACTGCGCGCCGGGGAGTCCGTCGGCACCCTGCTGTCACCCGTGCATGAGCCCGAGGCGGCACGCAAGCAATGGCTCGCCGGCCATCTGGTGGCGAGCGGCCGCCTGACCCTCGATCAGGGCGCCGTGCGCGCCCTGCGCACCCAGGGCACCAGCCTGCTGGCGGTAGGGGTCACCGCCGTCAGCGGGGGCTTCGCGCGCGGGGAGGTGGTGGCCTGCCTGGACCCGGATGGCCGCGAGGTCGCCCGCGGCCTGGTCAACTACGACGCCCAGGAGGCCGACCGCATCAAGGGCAAACCAAGTTCCCGGTTCGAGGCCATCCTCGGCTACCTCAATGAGGCCGAATTGATCCACCGCGACAACCTGGTGCTGGTGTGA
- a CDS encoding nitrous oxide-stimulated promoter family protein: MTASQASQAQTTGPRLAREQATMAAMMALYCRDHHGTRNGSCDDCAQLLDYARRRLATCPFGEEKPACNNCQVHCYSASQRERVRVVMRYAGPRMLFRHPILSLYHLLDKRREAPPLAAIKRERSAAGHSGDRAAAKP, from the coding sequence ATGACCGCCTCCCAGGCGAGTCAGGCCCAAACCACCGGTCCGCGCCTGGCCCGGGAACAGGCGACCATGGCCGCCATGATGGCCCTCTATTGCCGCGATCACCACGGCACCCGGAACGGCAGTTGCGACGACTGCGCTCAATTGCTGGACTATGCCCGCCGGCGGCTCGCCACCTGCCCCTTTGGTGAGGAGAAGCCCGCCTGCAACAACTGCCAGGTCCATTGCTATAGCGCCAGCCAGCGAGAACGGGTCAGGGTAGTCATGCGTTATGCCGGTCCACGCATGCTGTTTCGTCACCCCATCCTGAGTCTCTACCACCTCCTCGACAAACGCCGCGAGGCCCCGCCCCTGGCGGCGATCAAGCGGGAGCGGTCAGCCGCCGGGCACTCGGGTGATAGGGCGGCCGCCAAACCCTAG
- the obgE gene encoding GTPase ObgE yields MKFVDEVRIRVQAGDGGDGCVSFRREKFIPKGGPNGGDGGDGGSIHLVADNNLNTLVDLRFQRTFRAQRGKNGMGSDKKGRKGEDLVIRVPVGTRIWDEETGDQYGDLCQEGQRLTVAQGGFHGIGNARFKSSINRTPRQFTPGTPGETRELRLELILLADVGLLGFPNAGKSSLIRQVSSATPRVADYPFTTLQPHLGVVRLGQDHSFVIADIPGIIEGAADGAGLGLRFLRHLARTRLLLHLVDIAPLDEGLDPVEEIRKIERELALYGEGLMDKERWLVLNKRDLLEASDYETRRARLLEALGWTGPVYGISALTGSGTDDLMADLMKRLETLRLAERTEAETAAAEDDWHPLG; encoded by the coding sequence ATGAAATTTGTTGACGAAGTCCGCATCCGCGTCCAGGCCGGGGATGGCGGCGATGGCTGCGTCAGTTTCCGGCGCGAAAAGTTCATCCCAAAAGGGGGGCCGAACGGTGGCGATGGCGGCGATGGCGGCAGCATCCACCTGGTGGCCGATAACAATCTCAACACCTTGGTGGACCTGCGCTTCCAGCGCACCTTCCGGGCCCAGCGCGGCAAGAACGGCATGGGCAGTGACAAGAAGGGCCGCAAGGGCGAGGACCTGGTCATTCGCGTCCCCGTGGGCACCCGCATCTGGGACGAGGAGACCGGCGACCAGTATGGCGATCTCTGCCAGGAAGGCCAACGCCTAACCGTCGCCCAAGGGGGCTTCCACGGCATCGGCAACGCCCGCTTCAAGTCCAGCATCAACCGCACGCCGCGCCAATTCACCCCCGGCACGCCGGGAGAGACCCGCGAGTTGCGCCTTGAATTGATCCTGCTGGCCGATGTCGGCCTGCTGGGCTTTCCCAACGCGGGCAAATCGAGCCTGATCCGCCAGGTCTCCAGCGCCACCCCCCGCGTGGCGGACTACCCCTTCACGACCCTGCAACCCCACCTGGGCGTAGTGCGACTCGGCCAGGATCACAGCTTCGTCATCGCCGACATTCCTGGCATCATCGAGGGGGCCGCCGATGGCGCGGGGCTCGGCCTGCGCTTCCTCCGCCATCTGGCCCGCACCCGGCTGTTACTGCATCTGGTGGACATAGCCCCCCTTGACGAGGGCCTCGACCCGGTGGAAGAGATCCGCAAGATCGAGCGCGAACTGGCCCTCTATGGCGAGGGCCTGATGGACAAGGAACGCTGGCTGGTGCTCAACAAGCGCGATCTGCTGGAAGCGTCGGACTACGAGACCCGTCGCGCCCGCCTCCTGGAAGCACTGGGTTGGACGGGCCCCGTTTACGGCATCTCCGCCCTCACCGGCTCCGGCACCGACGACCTGATGGCGGATCTGATGAAGCGATTGGAGACCCTGCGGCTGGCCGAACGCACCGAGGCCGAGACCGCAGCCGCGGAGGACGACTGGCATCCCCTGGGGTGA
- a CDS encoding methyltransferase domain-containing protein yields the protein MRRRPAPERMEDAARARAYAQADFAEDGNRFLQSLRDLHPGNLDGQRALALGCEPADYVIRFLKAWPGARCEALDDSADRLEIARASLGAWPGVARRCQLIHDTLPPTQVAAGAYDLVLANSLLHRFPDPHRLWRGIGAAGRPGALVLVMDLMRPPSPGWAESLVVTYVGDEPELLQNAYRDALFAAFEPAEVQAQLAEAGLASLEVAVVSDRHLTVSGRLPG from the coding sequence ATGAGACGCCGTCCCGCACCCGAACGCATGGAGGACGCAGCCCGGGCCCGGGCCTATGCCCAGGCGGACTTCGCCGAGGACGGCAACCGATTCCTCCAGTCCCTGCGCGACCTGCATCCCGGCAACCTGGACGGCCAACGGGCCCTGGCCCTGGGTTGTGAGCCGGCGGATTATGTCATCCGCTTTCTCAAGGCCTGGCCCGGGGCGCGCTGCGAAGCCCTCGACGACTCCGCCGACCGGCTGGAGATCGCGCGCGCCAGCCTGGGGGCCTGGCCCGGGGTCGCCCGCCGCTGCCAACTGATCCACGACACCCTGCCGCCGACGCAAGTGGCGGCCGGCGCCTATGACCTGGTCCTGGCGAACAGCCTGCTGCATCGATTCCCCGACCCCCACCGGCTCTGGCGCGGCATCGGCGCGGCGGGCCGCCCCGGCGCCCTGGTCCTGGTCATGGACCTGATGCGCCCGCCCTCCCCTGGCTGGGCTGAATCCCTGGTGGTGACCTATGTAGGCGATGAACCCGAGCTGCTCCAGAACGCCTACCGCGACGCCCTCTTCGCCGCCTTCGAGCCCGCCGAGGTCCAGGCCCAGTTGGCCGAGGCCGGCCTGGCAAGCCTGGAAGTGGCGGTGGTAAGCGACCGTCACCTGACGGTCTCCGGCCGTCTGCCCGGCTGA
- a CDS encoding FAD-dependent oxidoreductase has product MSEAFEHIVVGGGISGLGLAHGAARRGIPTLVLEAAERVGGCINSQAFPACGGFWVEAGTHTCYNSYGHLLDILGDLGLMARLTPKAKVSFSLWRDGQRHSIFSALHLGELLLSLPRLFTTKKAGLSVRDYYAPGLGAANYRDLFGPAFSAVICQEADDFPADLLFRRKPRRKKVLRSFTLPQGLSEIPLAMAGQPGLAVRTGQTLKEIRRDGQRFWLLMADGQELSCATLSLATPPDVAARLLGAPAGPLVDQQEAVAAIAGIGMREIESLVLCVSAQALGHLPPSAGLIAVDEAFNAMVSRDYLADGAYRGFSFHFRPGALTPEDQQQRACAALGIAPAAIAGLARVHNRLPALRVGHGERVARIDTALTGTRLGITGNWFQGVSVEDCLTRSHQECERLFA; this is encoded by the coding sequence ATGAGCGAGGCTTTCGAGCATATCGTCGTTGGCGGTGGTATCAGTGGCCTGGGGCTGGCCCATGGTGCGGCGCGCCGGGGCATCCCGACCCTGGTCCTAGAGGCGGCCGAGCGGGTTGGGGGTTGCATCAATAGCCAGGCCTTTCCGGCGTGTGGCGGTTTCTGGGTGGAGGCGGGGACCCATACCTGCTACAACAGTTACGGCCATCTGCTGGATATTCTGGGCGACCTGGGGTTGATGGCGCGTCTCACCCCCAAGGCCAAGGTGAGTTTTTCCCTCTGGCGGGATGGCCAGCGCCACTCCATCTTCTCGGCCCTGCACCTTGGGGAACTGCTCCTGTCCTTGCCCCGCCTTTTTACCACCAAGAAGGCGGGTCTGAGCGTGCGCGACTACTATGCCCCTGGGCTCGGGGCCGCCAATTATCGCGACCTCTTTGGCCCGGCCTTCAGTGCCGTCATCTGTCAGGAGGCGGACGATTTCCCCGCGGATCTGTTATTTCGCCGCAAGCCCAGACGCAAGAAAGTCCTGCGCAGTTTCACCCTGCCCCAGGGTCTGTCCGAGATCCCCCTGGCCATGGCCGGGCAGCCGGGATTGGCGGTGCGAACCGGGCAAACCCTGAAGGAAATCCGGCGCGATGGGCAGCGCTTCTGGCTGCTGATGGCCGATGGCCAGGAGTTGAGCTGCGCCACCCTGAGCCTGGCGACACCACCGGATGTGGCGGCCCGCCTGCTGGGGGCTCCTGCTGGTCCCCTGGTGGACCAGCAGGAGGCGGTGGCGGCCATCGCCGGGATCGGGATGCGGGAGATCGAGTCCCTGGTCTTATGTGTTTCCGCTCAAGCCCTGGGGCATCTGCCGCCCAGCGCGGGTCTCATCGCCGTGGACGAGGCCTTCAACGCCATGGTATCGCGGGATTATCTGGCCGATGGCGCCTACCGGGGCTTTAGTTTCCATTTCCGGCCCGGCGCCTTGACCCCAGAGGACCAGCAGCAGAGGGCTTGCGCCGCGCTGGGGATAGCCCCGGCGGCCATCGCCGGTCTGGCCCGGGTTCACAATCGGCTGCCGGCCTTGCGGGTCGGGCATGGGGAGCGGGTGGCGCGCATCGACACCGCCCTGACCGGCACCCGGTTGGGTATTACGGGTAACTGGTTTCAGGGGGTCTCGGTCGAAGACTGTCTGACCCGGAGCCACCAGGAGTGCGAACGCCTGTTCGCTTAA
- a CDS encoding DUF484 family protein: MTAPSPVGDTAVAAYLEADPGFFLRHPELTARLRLPHGPEGTLSLVEHQMGLLRAQVEDERRLLAQLIARARDYEALAGRLHGLMLQLIGAPDRPRLEALLSDSLRREFEAEAVALVFDTQAGQAGADGTTGMQASARCGPLDPDHAALLFPDAGVGIRSAALIPVRSPTQSGLLAIGSTDPARFGPDMGTDHLHRLGELVSACLAALEP, encoded by the coding sequence ATGACCGCGCCGTCACCCGTCGGGGATACCGCCGTCGCCGCCTACCTGGAGGCCGACCCGGGGTTTTTCCTGCGTCACCCCGAGCTTACCGCCCGCCTGCGCCTGCCCCATGGCCCGGAAGGCACCCTGTCCCTGGTCGAACACCAGATGGGCCTGCTGCGCGCCCAGGTGGAAGACGAGCGCCGCCTCCTGGCTCAACTCATCGCCCGGGCCCGCGACTACGAGGCCCTCGCCGGCCGCCTCCACGGCCTCATGCTGCAACTCATCGGCGCCCCGGACCGGCCAAGGCTGGAGGCTCTGCTCAGCGACTCCCTGCGCCGGGAGTTCGAGGCCGAGGCCGTAGCCCTCGTATTCGACACCCAGGCCGGACAGGCTGGCGCCGACGGGACAACCGGGATGCAAGCCAGTGCCCGCTGCGGCCCCCTCGACCCAGACCATGCCGCCCTGCTGTTCCCCGACGCCGGTGTCGGCATCCGCTCCGCCGCCCTCATCCCCGTCCGCTCCCCCACCCAGTCAGGCCTGCTGGCCATCGGCAGCACCGACCCGGCGCGCTTCGGCCCGGACATGGGCACGGATCATCTGCACCGCCTGGGCGAGCTGGTCAGCGCCTGTCTCGCCGCCCTGGAGCCCTAA